A stretch of the Oncorhynchus clarkii lewisi isolate Uvic-CL-2024 chromosome 9, UVic_Ocla_1.0, whole genome shotgun sequence genome encodes the following:
- the LOC139417123 gene encoding shootin-1-like isoform X2, translated as MEEVSSQLLKEMEVLEMQFQIERSCRESAEALAVKVTKDNKVLKRRSQALLPFIPELPENLEADLGVDPDPDGDSGEDAVLQGQAQIRELQASVDQLLGEKLRLCEQVEALRVEQNQLKEQLALEIDEREAILKKLSKQNKTMNKMKRVSQLVTEEFTEISQKLELEQGLRQHAEVFAHQVLVKQKQTQRQSMVLQQSSETSMQLQQALEQVAHINSTLQDIQLYYRNQVKQTQCALEESSVLSELQIVRCQLESSEKERRTMETHLREAQITAAHLQGEVKHLQDRLKDQVSKADQPVEDNSTTAAPPPPPPPPPPPPLPPTPSSTVVDQLVVLRNKRKESVNNTDKNKPDPSVDMKTRAVDEMMERIKKGIVLRPTLRPQPGSEDDSAWRDHRSEKRKSAVLDLKGMLDTMKRPGHRRAGSRKRISRNVGEAELHLVLLRRRRAMGDGQDTPGPSPTPYPAPPTTKIQGPQPGGPAEGALLCAGERGSTPVLRRLQQNREKRNSRIRSSELIICQEEI; from the exons ATGGAGGAAG TGTCCTCTCAGCTGTTGAAGGAGATGGAAGTTCTGGAGATGCAGTTCCAGATTGAACGCTCCTGCAGGGAGAGTGCAGAGGCCCTGGCTGTCAAG GTGACCAAAGACAACAAGGTTCTGAAGAGGCGGAGCCAGGCTCTGCTGCCATTCATCCCAGAGCTTCCTGAAAACCTGGAGGCTGACCTTGGGGTCGATCCCGACCCTGATGGGGACAGCGGGGAGGATGCTGTGCTGCAAGGACAGGCCCAGATAAGAG AACTGCAGGCCTCGGTGGACCAGCTGCTGGGGGAGAAGCTGCGGCTGTGTGAGCAGGTGGAGGCCCTGAGGGTAGAGCAGAACCAGCTCAAAGAACAG CTGGCCCTAGAGATTGATGAGAGAGAGGCCATACTGAAGAAACTGTCCAAACAGAACAAGACCATGAATAAGATGAAGAGAG TGTCCCAGCTTGTGACAGAGGAGTTCACAGAGATCAGTCAGAAACTGGAGCTGGAGCAGGGCCTCAGACAGCACGCAGAAGTCTTCGCCCACCAG GTGTTGGTGAAGCAGAAGCAAACCCAGAGACAGAGCATGGTGCTGCAGCAGAGTTCAGAGACAAGTATGCAGCTCCAACAGGCTCTGGAACAGGTGGCCCACATCAACAGTACCTTACAGGACATACAGCTCTACTACCGAAAccag GTGAAGCAGACCCAGTGTGCTCTGGAGGAGAGCAGTGTTCTGTCTGAGCTGCAGATTGTCAGATGCCAGCTGGAGAGcagtgagaaggagaggaggaccatgGAGACCCATCTAAGGGAGGCGCAGATCACTGCCGCCCACCTACAGGGAGAAG TGAAACATCTCCAGGATAGGCTGAAAGACCAGGTTTCCAAAGCTGACCAACCAGTGGAGGACAACTCAACCactgctgctcctcctcctcctcctccccctcctcctccccctcccctgcccCCAACTCCCTCCAGCACTGTTGTTGA TCAACTTGTCGTCCTGCGCAACAAGAGGAAGGAGTCCGTCAACAACACTGATAAGAATA aGCCAGATCCTTCTGTGGACATGAAGACCCGAGCGGTGGAtgagatgatggagaggataAAGAAAGGCATTGTCCTGAGACCCACCCTAAGACCACAG CCTGGATCAGAAGATGACAGTGCCTGGAGG GACCATAGGAGTGAGAAGAGAAAGTCAGCTGTGCTGGATCTAAAAGGAATGCTG GACACCATGAAACGCCCAGGCCACAGGAGGGCGGGGTCACGGAAGAGGATAAGCCGAAACGTAGGGGAGGCGGAGCTACATCTGGTGCTACTGAGGAGGAGGCGGGCCATGGGGGATGGACAGGACACCCCCGGACCCTCCCCAACCCCCTACCCAGCCCCTCCCACCACCAAAATCCAAG GTCCCCAGCCAGGTGGCCCAGCAGAAGGTGCCCTTCTCTGCGCAGGAGAGCGTGGCAGCACCCCTGTGCTCAGGAGGCTCcagcagaacagagagaagaggaactcTCGTATCAGATCATCAGAACTGATCATCTGCCAGGAGGAGATCTGA
- the LOC139417123 gene encoding shootin-1-like isoform X1 yields MWTQGEDTNAAASGGESNCSSEDEGDIQCEILEKQRDEANQKLSEMEEVSSQLLKEMEVLEMQFQIERSCRESAEALAVKVTKDNKVLKRRSQALLPFIPELPENLEADLGVDPDPDGDSGEDAVLQGQAQIRELQASVDQLLGEKLRLCEQVEALRVEQNQLKEQLALEIDEREAILKKLSKQNKTMNKMKRVSQLVTEEFTEISQKLELEQGLRQHAEVFAHQVLVKQKQTQRQSMVLQQSSETSMQLQQALEQVAHINSTLQDIQLYYRNQVKQTQCALEESSVLSELQIVRCQLESSEKERRTMETHLREAQITAAHLQGEVKHLQDRLKDQVSKADQPVEDNSTTAAPPPPPPPPPPPPLPPTPSSTVVDQLVVLRNKRKESVNNTDKNKPDPSVDMKTRAVDEMMERIKKGIVLRPTLRPQPGSEDDSAWRDHRSEKRKSAVLDLKGMLDTMKRPGHRRAGSRKRISRNVGEAELHLVLLRRRRAMGDGQDTPGPSPTPYPAPPTTKIQGPQPGGPAEGALLCAGERGSTPVLRRLQQNREKRNSRIRSSELIICQEEI; encoded by the exons CCTCTGGTGGAGAAAGCAATTGCTCCTCTGAAGATGAAGGAGACATTCAG TGTGAGATTCTGGAGAAGCAGAGGGATGAAGCCAATCAGAAGCTATCTGAGATGGAGGAAG TGTCCTCTCAGCTGTTGAAGGAGATGGAAGTTCTGGAGATGCAGTTCCAGATTGAACGCTCCTGCAGGGAGAGTGCAGAGGCCCTGGCTGTCAAG GTGACCAAAGACAACAAGGTTCTGAAGAGGCGGAGCCAGGCTCTGCTGCCATTCATCCCAGAGCTTCCTGAAAACCTGGAGGCTGACCTTGGGGTCGATCCCGACCCTGATGGGGACAGCGGGGAGGATGCTGTGCTGCAAGGACAGGCCCAGATAAGAG AACTGCAGGCCTCGGTGGACCAGCTGCTGGGGGAGAAGCTGCGGCTGTGTGAGCAGGTGGAGGCCCTGAGGGTAGAGCAGAACCAGCTCAAAGAACAG CTGGCCCTAGAGATTGATGAGAGAGAGGCCATACTGAAGAAACTGTCCAAACAGAACAAGACCATGAATAAGATGAAGAGAG TGTCCCAGCTTGTGACAGAGGAGTTCACAGAGATCAGTCAGAAACTGGAGCTGGAGCAGGGCCTCAGACAGCACGCAGAAGTCTTCGCCCACCAG GTGTTGGTGAAGCAGAAGCAAACCCAGAGACAGAGCATGGTGCTGCAGCAGAGTTCAGAGACAAGTATGCAGCTCCAACAGGCTCTGGAACAGGTGGCCCACATCAACAGTACCTTACAGGACATACAGCTCTACTACCGAAAccag GTGAAGCAGACCCAGTGTGCTCTGGAGGAGAGCAGTGTTCTGTCTGAGCTGCAGATTGTCAGATGCCAGCTGGAGAGcagtgagaaggagaggaggaccatgGAGACCCATCTAAGGGAGGCGCAGATCACTGCCGCCCACCTACAGGGAGAAG TGAAACATCTCCAGGATAGGCTGAAAGACCAGGTTTCCAAAGCTGACCAACCAGTGGAGGACAACTCAACCactgctgctcctcctcctcctcctccccctcctcctccccctcccctgcccCCAACTCCCTCCAGCACTGTTGTTGA TCAACTTGTCGTCCTGCGCAACAAGAGGAAGGAGTCCGTCAACAACACTGATAAGAATA aGCCAGATCCTTCTGTGGACATGAAGACCCGAGCGGTGGAtgagatgatggagaggataAAGAAAGGCATTGTCCTGAGACCCACCCTAAGACCACAG CCTGGATCAGAAGATGACAGTGCCTGGAGG GACCATAGGAGTGAGAAGAGAAAGTCAGCTGTGCTGGATCTAAAAGGAATGCTG GACACCATGAAACGCCCAGGCCACAGGAGGGCGGGGTCACGGAAGAGGATAAGCCGAAACGTAGGGGAGGCGGAGCTACATCTGGTGCTACTGAGGAGGAGGCGGGCCATGGGGGATGGACAGGACACCCCCGGACCCTCCCCAACCCCCTACCCAGCCCCTCCCACCACCAAAATCCAAG GTCCCCAGCCAGGTGGCCCAGCAGAAGGTGCCCTTCTCTGCGCAGGAGAGCGTGGCAGCACCCCTGTGCTCAGGAGGCTCcagcagaacagagagaagaggaactcTCGTATCAGATCATCAGAACTGATCATCTGCCAGGAGGAGATCTGA